One Candidatus Polarisedimenticolaceae bacterium genomic window, AGACCAGGAAGGTCGAGCCGTACGGGATGAACGCCCCCGAGTACGCGATGCCGTTCATCACGGCGCCCATCCCGTGCTCGCGGATCCCGAAGTGCAGGTTGCGACCGCCGAACGCCTCCTTCCGGATCGAGGCTTCCCCCTTGAGGAGGGTGAGCGTCGAGGGGGCGAGATCGGCGGAGCCCCCGACGAGCGCCGGAGTGAGCGCCGCGGCCTTCTGGAGGACGTCGCGCCCGTGCTCGCGGGTCGCCGCGGCGTTCGTCGGCGCCTGCGCGACGAGCTGCTCCACCACGTCGACGGCGACCTCGCGGTTCACGATCGCGTCCCACGCCCGCGACTTGTCCGGGTTCGCCCCGCGCCACTGCGAGAACCGCGACTCCCAGCCGGTCCGCAGCGCGGCGCCTTCGCTCGCGCGCGCGTGGAAGAAGTCGCGCACGGCGTCGGGGATGTGGAACGTCGGCTCGAGCGGCCAGCCGAGGGCCAGCTTCGTCGCCTTCGTCTCGTCGGGGCCGAGCGGGGAGCCGTGCGCCTCGTGCGTGTCCTGCTTGTGCGGCGCGCCGTGGCCGATGTGCGTCCGGCAGGCGATCAGCGACGGGCGCGCGGTCTCCTCGATCGCCGCCTCGAGGCACTTCTCGATCGCGTCGCGGTCGTGGCCGTCGCACCGCTGCACGTGCCAGCCGTACGCCTCGTAGCGTCTCGGGACGTCCTCGGAAAACGCGAGCGCCGTGTTCCCCTCGATCGAGATGTGGTTGTCGTCGTAGAGGACGACGAGGTTCCCGAGACCGAGGTGCCCGGCGAGCGACGACGCCTCTCCGGAGATCCCTTCCTGCATGTCGCCGTCGCCGGCGATCGCGAAGACGCGGTGGGTGATCGGCTGGAAGTCGTCGCTCCCGAAACGCGCCGCGAGCATCTTCGCGGACAGCGCGAGGCCGACCGCGTTTCCCACCCCCTGCCCGAGCGGTCCCGTCGTCGCCTCGACGCCCGGCGTCAGGCCGAACTCGGGGTGACCCGGAGTGCGGCTGTCCCACTGGCGGAACGCCTGCAGCTCGGAGATCGGAAGGTCGTATCCGGCGAGGTGCAGGAGGGCGTACTGCAGCATCGAGCCGTGACCGGCCGAGAGCAGGAAACGGTCGCGGTCCGGCCAGTCGGGCGCGGTCGGGTCGTACCGCAGGAAGCGGCTCCACAACACGAACGCCATGTCGGCGGCGCCCATCGGCATCCCGGGGTGTCCCGACTTCGCCTTCTCCACGGCGTCGACCGCGAGGAACTTGATCGTCTTGACGGCGGTTTGCGCCAGCTGCGGGTCGATCGGAGCGGACATCACGGCCTCCGGGGGTCAGGTGCGTGGAGGAGCGGCATGGGCGGCCGCGCCGAAAAGACCCAGGCGCGGCTCGACGACGACCTTGACGGGAACGCTCTCGAGGAAACGGCGCAGGCGCCCCTTGGCGCGGAACGACTCGAGGAAGGTCCCCTCGCGCAGTTTCGGGAGGATGCGCGGCGGGATCCCGCCGCCGACGAAGACGCCCCCCGAGGCCTTGGCGACGAGCGCGAGGTTCCCCGCCGCCGCGCCGAGGAGCGACACGAACATCTCGACCGCGCGCTCGGCGGCGGGATCGGACCCTTCGACGCCGGCCTCGGACACCGCGGCGTTGCGATCGCCCGAAGCCAGGCGCTCGAGCATCGCGGGGGACGCCTTCTCGCGCCCGGTGTCCACGAGGAAGTCGTAGATCGCGGAGAACCCGGGCCCCGCGACGATCCGCTCCTGGCTGACG contains:
- the tkt gene encoding transketolase, producing MSAPIDPQLAQTAVKTIKFLAVDAVEKAKSGHPGMPMGAADMAFVLWSRFLRYDPTAPDWPDRDRFLLSAGHGSMLQYALLHLAGYDLPISELQAFRQWDSRTPGHPEFGLTPGVEATTGPLGQGVGNAVGLALSAKMLAARFGSDDFQPITHRVFAIAGDGDMQEGISGEASSLAGHLGLGNLVVLYDDNHISIEGNTALAFSEDVPRRYEAYGWHVQRCDGHDRDAIEKCLEAAIEETARPSLIACRTHIGHGAPHKQDTHEAHGSPLGPDETKATKLALGWPLEPTFHIPDAVRDFFHARASEGAALRTGWESRFSQWRGANPDKSRAWDAIVNREVAVDVVEQLVAQAPTNAAATREHGRDVLQKAAALTPALVGGSADLAPSTLTLLKGEASIRKEAFGGRNLHFGIREHGMGAVMNGIAYSGAFIPYGSTFLVFADYMRPAIRLAALSHLQAIYVFTHDSIFVGEDGPTHEPIEQVASLRIIPNLHVMRPADGWETAVAWGHALTRRHGPTAIVLTRQKLPPIPREMPNIADALRGAYNVAGVADPDAVVVATGSEVHLAVAARETLAKEGIRLNVVSAPCLELFEAQGDEYKSMLFPEGVPVATIEAGRTDPWRAIAGPGGLTLGIDRFGASAPGNVLGEKFGFTAEAVTERIRTWLSR